A stretch of Gymnodinialimonas phycosphaerae DNA encodes these proteins:
- the hisH gene encoding imidazole glycerol phosphate synthase subunit HisH: MTTVLIDYDAGNLHSAEKAFQRMSIDAGAGALIVSSDPDVVTRADRIVLPGDGAFPACRRGLQAIDGLEEALIQAVEKEGKPFLGICVGMQMMTTWGREYEDVAGFDWIPGEVTHIAPSDPDLKVPHMGWNDLVIDHPHPVLNGVTSGDHAYFVHSYAMHPTDKGHLLAHVDYGGKVTAIVGRDNMVGMQFHPEKSQFAGLRMIANFLQWAP, encoded by the coding sequence ATGACGACGGTTCTGATCGACTATGACGCAGGCAATCTGCACTCGGCCGAGAAGGCGTTCCAACGCATGTCCATCGATGCCGGTGCGGGGGCGCTGATCGTTTCGTCCGATCCCGATGTGGTGACGCGCGCCGATCGTATCGTGCTGCCCGGCGACGGCGCGTTTCCCGCCTGCCGTCGCGGCCTTCAAGCCATCGATGGGTTGGAAGAGGCGCTTATTCAAGCCGTTGAGAAGGAAGGGAAACCCTTCCTCGGTATTTGCGTCGGCATGCAGATGATGACCACGTGGGGCCGCGAGTATGAGGACGTCGCGGGCTTTGACTGGATCCCCGGTGAGGTCACTCACATCGCGCCCTCGGATCCGGACCTGAAGGTGCCGCACATGGGCTGGAACGATCTGGTGATCGACCACCCGCATCCGGTCCTGAACGGTGTCACCTCTGGCGATCACGCCTATTTCGTGCACAGCTACGCCATGCACCCCACAGATAAAGGGCACCTCCTGGCCCATGTGGACTATGGCGGGAAGGTCACGGCCATTGTTGGCCGGGACAATATGGTCGGCATGCAGTTCCACCCCGAAAAAAGCCAATTCGCGGGCCTGCGCATGATCGCCAACTTCCTGCAATGGGCGCCGTAA
- a CDS encoding thioredoxin family protein, with protein sequence MKTVKLYDPGCKRCDATEALVREAASRLGIDVEVEKISDAKSIAMAGVMSTPGVAVDGKLVHAGGLPDAAKLDQWLTT encoded by the coding sequence ATGAAAACCGTCAAGCTCTATGACCCCGGCTGCAAGCGCTGCGATGCCACCGAGGCACTGGTGCGCGAGGCCGCTTCGAGACTGGGCATCGACGTCGAGGTCGAAAAGATCTCGGACGCGAAATCCATCGCCATGGCTGGCGTCATGTCGACACCGGGCGTCGCGGTCGATGGCAAGCTCGTCCACGCAGGCGGCCTTCCCGACGCCGCCAAGCTGGATCAATGGCTTACCACCTGA
- a CDS encoding DUF2147 domain-containing protein gives MKKTLLAACIATLGMAGAALADASHGIWQTEVDDGAYAYVTLGACGGAVCGTISRTFNSSGEYQSENIGRQIVIDMVPNGDGTYEGSVWRPANNRVYIGRMSLSGNALTLRGCVAGGLICARQNWVRIQ, from the coding sequence ATGAAAAAGACCCTACTGGCTGCTTGTATCGCGACGTTGGGCATGGCAGGCGCGGCCCTCGCGGACGCGTCCCACGGCATTTGGCAAACCGAGGTCGACGATGGGGCCTATGCCTACGTAACGCTGGGGGCCTGTGGCGGTGCGGTCTGCGGCACGATCAGCAGGACCTTCAATTCTTCGGGCGAGTACCAGTCCGAGAACATCGGGCGGCAGATCGTGATCGACATGGTCCCGAACGGCGACGGCACCTACGAAGGCTCGGTCTGGCGGCCTGCCAACAATCGCGTCTACATCGGCCGCATGAGCCTGAGCGGCAACGCGTTGACCCTGCGCGGCTGCGTTGCGGGCGGCCTGATCTGCGCCCGTCAGAACTGGGTACGAATACAGTAA
- a CDS encoding DUF2314 domain-containing protein, producing MLRTLAILLLLSSPAVAQKVEPIIDTVPIPAEDLVPDDVPGLEFFPAGDVTMNAAIAEAQRTLPLFLSHVLDPIGVARGGSIKVSFQTFPTDQGDEIIWVTDFRRLPDGSFTGRLNNQPFHLGDWQRGDIVSFPASAIQDCSLPAPNGLFGNYTNRVIAAQPGNGHIFNSLATRVLPPEWE from the coding sequence ATGCTTCGTACGCTTGCCATCCTGCTCCTGCTTTCCTCGCCCGCCGTCGCCCAGAAGGTCGAACCGATCATCGACACGGTGCCCATCCCCGCCGAAGACCTCGTCCCCGACGATGTTCCCGGGCTGGAATTCTTCCCTGCCGGTGACGTCACCATGAACGCTGCCATTGCCGAGGCGCAGCGCACCCTGCCGCTGTTCCTGTCCCACGTGCTGGATCCAATCGGCGTCGCCCGTGGGGGCTCGATCAAGGTGTCGTTCCAGACGTTCCCCACCGACCAAGGCGACGAAATCATCTGGGTCACAGACTTTCGTCGCCTGCCCGATGGCAGCTTCACAGGGCGGCTCAACAACCAACCATTCCACCTGGGCGATTGGCAGCGGGGCGATATCGTCAGCTTTCCCGCGTCGGCCATTCAGGACTGCAGCTTGCCCGCCCCCAATGGCCTTTTCGGGAATTACACCAACCGCGTGATTGCCGCACAGCCGGGCAACGGGCACATCTTCAACAGCCTCGCCACCCGCGTTCTGCCGCCTGAATGGGAATAG
- the hisB gene encoding imidazoleglycerol-phosphate dehydratase HisB, which yields MRTAQITRKTAETDISVEINLDGTGSYDNQTGVGFFDHMLDQLARHALIDMTVRCAGDLHIDDHHTVEDVGIALGQALTQAMGDKRGIRRYGECTLPMDDARVACALDLSGRPYLVWEVEMPTAKIGTFDTELVREFFQAFATHGGITLHLIQGAGFNSHHIAEAAFKAVARSLRDALEVDPRKADAIPSTKGSL from the coding sequence ATGCGCACAGCACAGATCACCCGCAAGACCGCCGAGACGGATATCTCTGTCGAGATCAATCTCGACGGCACCGGCAGCTACGACAATCAAACCGGTGTGGGGTTCTTCGACCATATGCTGGACCAGTTGGCGCGCCACGCTCTTATAGACATGACGGTGCGCTGCGCGGGTGATTTGCACATCGACGATCACCACACCGTGGAAGACGTGGGCATCGCGCTGGGTCAGGCGTTGACACAGGCTATGGGCGACAAGCGTGGCATCCGCCGCTACGGCGAATGCACCCTTCCGATGGACGACGCCCGCGTCGCCTGCGCGTTGGACCTTTCCGGGCGGCCCTATCTGGTGTGGGAGGTCGAGATGCCGACCGCCAAGATCGGCACTTTCGACACCGAACTGGTGCGCGAATTCTTCCAGGCCTTCGCCACCCACGGCGGGATCACCCTTCACCTGATCCAAGGCGCGGGCTTCAACAGCCACCATATCGCCGAGGCCGCCTTCAAGGCGGTGGCCCGTTCCTTGCGCGATGCGCTGGAGGTCGACCCCCGCAAGGCCGACGCGATCCCCTCGACAAAGGGCAGCCTCTGA
- a CDS encoding metallophosphoesterase, protein MEENFDKALIFTDLHIMPEGETIIGLDPLARFQEGLAHALLRHPDAQHVILLGDLTHSGAPEAYARLAPVLVDCPIPVTVTMGNHDLRAPLGAAFPGALNADGFAQTALDLGPLRLLILDTHDYDDQAPLAHDGWLCDTRLAWLDTELARAAGDGRDVVVFAHHPPCPVGFWAMDAIGLANSGALLTRLHGAPHVRHLICGHIHRTIHASAANPKGGALPVSILKSPCHQIPMILGQGTFADSVDEPGAYGILLAMKDTVVVHTEDFALSDGAVQTY, encoded by the coding sequence ATGGAAGAGAATTTCGACAAAGCACTGATCTTCACCGATCTGCATATCATGCCGGAAGGTGAGACGATCATCGGCCTTGACCCCCTTGCCCGGTTCCAGGAGGGCTTGGCCCATGCCCTGTTACGCCACCCGGACGCCCAACATGTCATCCTTCTGGGCGATCTGACCCACTCCGGCGCGCCCGAGGCATATGCGCGCCTCGCCCCGGTGTTGGTCGATTGCCCGATCCCCGTGACCGTGACGATGGGCAACCATGACCTGCGCGCACCGCTTGGCGCCGCCTTTCCCGGCGCGCTGAACGCCGATGGCTTCGCCCAGACGGCGCTGGACCTTGGGCCGCTCCGGTTGCTGATCCTCGACACCCATGATTACGACGACCAGGCGCCGCTGGCCCACGACGGCTGGCTGTGTGACACCCGTTTGGCATGGCTCGATACGGAGCTGGCTCGGGCGGCGGGGGACGGCCGCGATGTGGTTGTCTTCGCTCACCATCCGCCCTGCCCCGTGGGCTTTTGGGCGATGGATGCGATCGGGCTGGCCAACTCGGGGGCGCTGCTGACGCGCTTGCACGGGGCACCCCACGTCCGTCACCTGATCTGCGGCCATATCCACCGCACGATTCACGCCAGCGCCGCCAACCCGAAGGGCGGCGCACTGCCTGTCAGCATTCTCAAGAGCCCCTGCCACCAGATCCCGATGATTTTGGGCCAAGGCACCTTTGCCGATAGCGTCGATGAACCCGGCGCCTATGGCATCCTCCTGGCCATGAAGGACACGGTCGTGGTCCATACCGAGGATTTCGCGCTCTCGGATGGCGCCGTGCAAACCTATTGA